In Marinobacter salinisoli, the DNA window GCATGGCCGCCATCAGCATGCCCGGGGTGATTTTGTCGCAGTTGGAAATGCACACCAGGGCGTCGGCACAGTGCGCATTGACCATGTACTCGACGGAGTCTGCGATGATCTCTCGCGATGGCAGGGAATAGAGCATGCCGTCGTGCCCCATGGCGATGCCATCGTCAACGGCAATGGTATTGAACTCTTTGGCAACGCCGCCGGAGGCTTCGATTTCGCGGCACACCAGCTGGCCCAGATCTTTCAGGTGAACGTGGCCGGGTACGAACTGAGTGAAGGAATTGGCAACCGCGATAATGGGTTTGCCGAAGTCCTCGGTCTTCATACCGGTGGCGCGCCAGAGGGCCCGGGCGCCGGCCATGTTGCGGCCGGCGGTGGATGTCCGCGAACGATACTGTGGCATGGTGCTGTGATCTCTCTTTGATTCCAGTTAAACGTTATGGTTATAGCGTGTGCAAAACAGAAGGATACCAGATTAGAATTCCCTAGCAGGATGTTTTAAGCGTCGAAATTTTCGAGCAGTTTCAATGGGAGTAGCCACTTAATGAATCAGACCCGGAGCATAAGCTCGCCGATGGCGGCGGAAGACGGATTGCTCCGCCGGCTCAGGGAGTTTCAGCCGCTGGATCGGCTTGGCGACGATCAACTGGTGCTGCTCGCCAGCCGGGTTGAGCGCCGGCGGATTGGTGCTGGTCAGAAAGTGGCAGAGCGTGGTGGCCGGGACGGCAGAGACGTGTTCCTGCTTGAGGGCAAGTTGGAGCTGGCGACCATGGATGGACAGAAAACGCTGGTGGAGGCCCATTCTCCCCAGGCGAAGGTCGCCATTGCGCGGCGGCAGCCGAGGTTATATGACGTGACCGCCGTGGCTGCCGGCGAGATTGTGTCGATCGATCAGCGCACGTTGAATCAGATGCTGCGGGAGGCTCCGGTGGTTCGCCCGGACGGCCGCGGCGAGCGTTCTGACGCTTTCGAGGAAGACCGTGAGCACGCGCTGCTTATGGCGTTTTATGCCGAGCTGCGGACGAATCAGGTGGCCGTGCCCAGTCTTCCGGATGTGGCCTGGAAGGTCTGCCGGACGGTGGACAGCGATGAGTCCTCGGCAGACGACGTGGCCATGGCCGTATCGGCGGATCCGGCCATGGCCGCGAAGTTGGTCCGGGCCTGCAACAGCCCGCTTTATCGCGGCTTCAGCGAGGTCCATAGTGTGCGGGATGCCGTCGTGCGCCTGGGTATGCGGACGACTCGTCAGCTGGTGACGGTTTTTTCCATGCGCGAAGTGTTCCGGGCTCAGAGCCCAACCCTCAAAGCCGCCATGGAGTCCTTGTGGAGGCACTCCCGGGAAGTGGCGGCGCTTTGCTGGGTGCTGGCGGATCGGGCGACCCGGCTTAATCCGGAAGAAGCGATGCTGGCCGGCCTGCTTCACGATATCGGTTCGGTGCCTTTGCTGGTTCATGCCGAACGGCATGCTAGTCTAAGTAGAGACGAGTCGTTGCTTGCCGAGGTGGTGCGGGAACTTCGCGCGGATGTGGGGGCCTCAGTGCTGGAAAGCTGGTCGTTTTCGCCAGCCTTTGTCGAATCCGCCCGGCATGCCGAGGATTGGCAGTTCGAAAGTCGGGAAGCCTCCCCCCAGCTGGCGGATGTGGTGATTGTCGCGCAAATGCACTCTATGATTGGCTCGAATCAGGGTGCCGAGCTGCCGCCCTTTGCTGAAGTGCCGGCCTATCGCAGACTCGGCGCGCTGGGGCTGAATGCATCGAGAAGTCTTCAGGTTCTGACGGAGGCGCGGACTCGGGTTGAGGATGTGCAGCAACTGCTGTCCATTCGCTGACGATCCGGTGCGTCTAATTGTTGAATATTGCTGATTGGTCCCAAGCCAACTATGAATGTACCTCTTTTTCCGCTCAACTCGATCGTGCTCCCCAAAGGCAGAATTCCCCTGCAACTGTTTGAACCACGCTACATTGATATGCTCACTAGCTGCCTGAAGGAGGATCGCGGCTTTGTCGTGGTGTTGCTCCGGGACGGCCGGGAAACCGATGCTGCGGCTGCTTTCTACGACATCGGCACCTACGTGCGGATCATTGATTTCCAGCAGCTGGATAACGGCCTTCTGGGTATCACCGCAGAGGGCGTGGCGAAGGTGACCGTAGTGCGCAGCTGGCAGCAGGAGGATGGCCTGAATATTGGCGATGTGGAAATGCTGCTTGATGAGGCCGACAGCGATGTTCCCGAGTGTTTCGGGGAGCTGCCGTCCGTGCTCAAGGCGTTGTTCCGGCACCCCGTGGTGCGGGACCTGGACATGGATGTCGACTTCGGCGATGCCCGCGAGGTCGGCTGGCGCTTGACCGAACTGCTGCCCTTCGATAAGCAGGAGAAACAGCGGCTCGTTGAGTTGCAGGATCCTCTGGAGCGTCTGAGCCGCTTGCAGGAGTTGCTGGAAGCACTCGAAGAGGGTTAGAGCGGGCGAAAACTGGCCTCGGCGTCGGGCCAGTTGACGACCATGTAACCTATGGTGAATGCCAGCCAGACACCGGCTGCCAGCAGCGTAAAAACCTCGGATGTTAGATGAGTCCGGTCATAGCGACTGTAGCTGGCGCGCACCATGCCGGTGATGGCAAGCCCCAGCAGAATCCCTCCGACGGCGTCCGTAAACCAGTGTACCCCCAGATAAAGCCGGCTCAGGGCGACGGGTATCAATGGCAGCGAGCACAGGGTGTAAACCTGCCAGCGTTTCCCCGGTTTGCTTTCGGCGGCCACGAAGCTTGCCAGGAGAAGGGTGAACACTGTGATGCCCGTGCTGTGGCCGCTGGGGAAAGCCCCGGAACCGGGCGGACTGACCACGGTGTCCGGGCGAACGACCCCCAATGTTGATTTTGCCAGCCAGACCAGGGCAAAGGTCAGCACCGCCGCGCCTGTGATATGCAGTGCTGCGGCATAGTATCCCCGAAAGGCCAGCGTCAGGCAGGCGAGTGCGGCACCTGCCAGCAATACCGGTGTATCGCCCAGCAGGGTCGCGGTAATCGCCGGGCCGTCGAATAAGGGCTGGCGAAGTTGCTGGAACCAGAGCAATGCTTGTTCGTCGAACGGAGACAGTACATCGGTTTGTGTCGCGAGCTGGCCCCAGATTATGAGCAGCCCCAGCGCGCCAACCGCCATGATCAGTGAGGCAAGGGGAAATTCGCCGGCGCGGGCGGGGCGGTGGTTGGTATAAAGGCGCCAGAAGCGGTGAGTGGCGTCGTACCCGGCCATTTTGCCTTCCAGCCAGTGATACAAACGCCCGCCGTCGGTCAGTCTGAGCTGGAACTGGATTATTAACAGGTAAACCAGTGCGACGACCGCGAGGCTGATTCCCATCACCGGGTAAAAATGCGCCGGCGGTTTGATCTCGCTGGCCAGAGCACTGCCCACCAGAAACCCCGGCAAGATGTACACCGGTGCCCAGCCAATGGCAGAGAAAATGTTGAACGTGAGGAAGCGTCGCCAGGGCATGCTCAGGGTGCCCGCCACCAGTGGAATGACCGGCCGGACCGGCCCCACGAAACGGCCGATGACCACACTTTTGCCGCCGTGCCTGAGGAAAAAGGATTCGCCCTTGGCGATCAGGTAGGGGTAGCGGCTGAAGGGCCAGACGGCATCAAGCCGGCCCTGAAGTTTCCGGCCGATGGCGAAGCTCAAAACATCGCCCGCAATGGCCCCGAGCCCGGCCCAGGCCAATGCCTCGGCTATAGGCATGCCGGTCTTGCCGGCCAGCGCGGCAAAGGCAAACAGGATGGCGACCCCGGGGACGATCACCCCGGCGATGGCCAGGGACTCGACGAAGGCCGTCATGAACAGCGCGAGGGCCAGCCAGCCCGGGTGCAGCGACAGCCAGGCGGACAGTTCGCTCAGCCAGCCTTCGTTCATGCCGTTACGGTCTCTCCCGCACTGAACCAGACTGAATCCGCGCCGCGCTTCCTGGCATCGAGCATCGCTTGGTGGGCCCGCTTGCGCAGTGCGTCGGTGCGCGTGTCGCCGTTGCCGCGAGTGGTGGCGCCAATAGATACCGTGGCTCGGCCGATACTGGGCCACTGATGCTCGGCGATGGTGCGACGAATGCGCTCGGCAATGACCCGGACGCCTTCTTCCGGTGTGAACGGAAGAATGAGGAAGAATTCAGTGTCGTTCAGTGTGTACAGGGTGTCGCCCGCCCGAATCACGGTGAACAGGTGCTCGGTCATGTTCTGATACAGGGTTTGCAGGCTGTTCTTGCCGTGCAGGTCTGCCAGGCCATCGACGTAGTCGATGCTGAGATTGATCACCGACAATGGATGCCCGGTGGCGATGGCCCGGCTGATTTCCTTCTGCAGGGATTCGTCCAGGAAGCGTGCATTGTGGGCACCGGTAACCGGATCGGTGATGGC includes these proteins:
- a CDS encoding HDOD domain-containing protein; the protein is MAAEDGLLRRLREFQPLDRLGDDQLVLLASRVERRRIGAGQKVAERGGRDGRDVFLLEGKLELATMDGQKTLVEAHSPQAKVAIARRQPRLYDVTAVAAGEIVSIDQRTLNQMLREAPVVRPDGRGERSDAFEEDREHALLMAFYAELRTNQVAVPSLPDVAWKVCRTVDSDESSADDVAMAVSADPAMAAKLVRACNSPLYRGFSEVHSVRDAVVRLGMRTTRQLVTVFSMREVFRAQSPTLKAAMESLWRHSREVAALCWVLADRATRLNPEEAMLAGLLHDIGSVPLLVHAERHASLSRDESLLAEVVRELRADVGASVLESWSFSPAFVESARHAEDWQFESREASPQLADVVIVAQMHSMIGSNQGAELPPFAEVPAYRRLGALGLNASRSLQVLTEARTRVEDVQQLLSIR
- a CDS encoding LON peptidase substrate-binding domain-containing protein codes for the protein MNVPLFPLNSIVLPKGRIPLQLFEPRYIDMLTSCLKEDRGFVVVLLRDGRETDAAAAFYDIGTYVRIIDFQQLDNGLLGITAEGVAKVTVVRSWQQEDGLNIGDVEMLLDEADSDVPECFGELPSVLKALFRHPVVRDLDMDVDFGDAREVGWRLTELLPFDKQEKQRLVELQDPLERLSRLQELLEALEEG
- a CDS encoding bifunctional DedA family/phosphatase PAP2 family protein — its product is MNEGWLSELSAWLSLHPGWLALALFMTAFVESLAIAGVIVPGVAILFAFAALAGKTGMPIAEALAWAGLGAIAGDVLSFAIGRKLQGRLDAVWPFSRYPYLIAKGESFFLRHGGKSVVIGRFVGPVRPVIPLVAGTLSMPWRRFLTFNIFSAIGWAPVYILPGFLVGSALASEIKPPAHFYPVMGISLAVVALVYLLIIQFQLRLTDGGRLYHWLEGKMAGYDATHRFWRLYTNHRPARAGEFPLASLIMAVGALGLLIIWGQLATQTDVLSPFDEQALLWFQQLRQPLFDGPAITATLLGDTPVLLAGAALACLTLAFRGYYAAALHITGAAVLTFALVWLAKSTLGVVRPDTVVSPPGSGAFPSGHSTGITVFTLLLASFVAAESKPGKRWQVYTLCSLPLIPVALSRLYLGVHWFTDAVGGILLGLAITGMVRASYSRYDRTHLTSEVFTLLAAGVWLAFTIGYMVVNWPDAEASFRPL
- a CDS encoding GGDEF domain-containing protein → MTETQLRTWTHGIGYGLATAFIFMLALQNLRYGFYDLFYLAATLSALTLIGLAYTILCRRSQLSAKGHLLILIGLNSGLLTALLTLDTPGIIHWAMPLLVLNLLILPLRQGVALSLLLVLPASAILLFEAPLLEAITRIAGLFILLTAAALYIWHYDHMAQSAEDLAITDPVTGAHNARFLDESLQKEISRAIATGHPLSVINLSIDYVDGLADLHGKNSLQTLYQNMTEHLFTVIRAGDTLYTLNDTEFFLILPFTPEEGVRVIAERIRRTIAEHQWPSIGRATVSIGATTRGNGDTRTDALRKRAHQAMLDARKRGADSVWFSAGETVTA